From the Anaeromyxobacter dehalogenans 2CP-1 genome, the window GCCTGCGGCTGCCCACCCTGCTCCGAGTAGGACGCCCGGACCTGCGCGCCCTCCTTCACGTCGGAGATGGAGGCCCGCTTCCCGTCCTTCATCACCGGCGTGTCGGCGCCGACCTTCAGCTTCAGCTCCTGGCCGCCGGCCTGGTCGCGCAGCACCAGCTCCTGGCTGCTCGCGCTGACCACCTGCCCGGTGGCGGTCTTCTGCTCGCCCGCCTGGGCGGTCGCGCCCGCGGTGCCCGCGGCGCTGCCGGTGCCCGCCGCCTGCGCGGACTCGCGCCGCGCCTGCTCGGACTCGGCCGTCGCGGTCTGCGACTGCTGCTGCGCCGCCTGCTCGTGCTGCTGCGCCTCGCCGGTCTTCTGGCCGGCCTTCTGCTGCGCCTCCGCGAGCTTCTCCTGCGACTCGCGCACGTCCTTCTGCGCGTCGGCCGCCTCGTCGTGCCGCTTCGCGGCCTTCTTCGACTCGTCCGCCGCCTGCTCCTGGCTGCGCTCGGCCTGCCGCGACGCCGTGGCGCCCGGGGCGGAGCCCTGCTGCGTGCGATCACCCTTGTCCTGGCAGCCCGCGGTGACGAGCAGCGCCGCAGCCCCGAGGGCCAGGCCCAATCCGCGACTCACGTCCATGTCGTACCCCTCCCGGCGCCGTTGCTGGCACCGGCGCTCAAGAGCGGGACGCGAGTGCGGAGGGCCCGGGCGGGCGCCCGCGCACGCGCGCACCGTGCGCCGCGCGCGCGGGCCGGAGGGGCAGGGCTCCCTCGACTGCGCGCCGCCTGGCCTCGCGGCGCTGCGCTCGGGATGGGCGCGTCCGATCCGCTCACCCCGAGCGCCGGCAGGCCGGAGGCTCGCCGGAGGCGAGGGCTCAGGCGTGCACGCGCCGCGGCGGCATCAGGTGACGCCAGCGGCTGCCCTCGTCGCGCGCCGCCCCCGGTCGCCGCGTGACGATCGGCAGGATGGCCGCGACGAGCAGCATGACCGCGATCACCGGCAGCGCGCCGGAGAACGAGCCGGTGAGGTCCTTCACCCGCGCCACGAAGATGGGGCCGACGATGCCGCCCACGCCCCAGGCCAGGAGGATCCACCCGTAGTTCACGCCCATGTACTTCGTGCCAAAGTAGTCGGCGGTGAACGAGGGCATGGTGCCGAACCCGCCGCCGTAGTCGAGCAGGACGATCGCGAACAGGAGCGCGACCAGCGGCAGCGAGTGGACGCCGCCCACGGCGAAGAAGATGACGACCTGCGAGCCGTAGATGAGCAGGTAGGCGAGGTTGCGGCCGATGCGATCCGAGATCGCGCCCCAGAAGAAGCGGCCCAGGCCGTTGAACAGCGCGATGAAGCCGTAGACGGCCAGCGCGCTCTCGGGCGAGGCGCCGGTGAGCTCGCGCATGATGGGCACCGCGTTCGAGATGAACAGGATGCCGGCGGTGACGTTCAGGAACAGCATCGCCCAGAGCGCCCAGAACTGCGGCGTGCGCAGCGCCTCCGAGGGCGGGTAGTCGCGCGCCACGCGGACCGCGGGCGCGGCGGCGGGCGCGGGCGACGCCGCGGCGCCTGCGGCGGGCGCGGGCACCACCGCGGTCGGGTTGCGCATGGCCAGCGCGCAGATGCCGCCGACCACGGCGAACACCACCCCGGACCAGAGGAACGTCTGCATCACGGTCGAGATCGCGCCCGGCGACATGGCCGCGGCCGCGTCGCCCGCGTGCCGCGCCGCGAGGACCCGGCCGGCCTCGCGCGACGCCTCGGCGAAGGCGGCGACGTTCTTCAGCAGGTTGTTGTAGATGAACGCGCCCAGGCCGAAGCCCATCACCACCATGCCGGTCCCGAGACCGCGCTTGTCCGGGAACCACTTCGTCACCGCCGCGACCGGGGTCACGTACCCGAGCCCCAGCCCCAGGCCGCCGATCACGCCGTACGTGGCGTAGATCCAGGGCGCCCCGAAGCGCGCCGTCCCCAGCCCGGCGAGCACGTTCCCGAGGCCCCACAGCACGATGCCCGTGACCGCCACCGGCCGCGGCCCGGAGCGGTCCTGCCAGCGGCCGCCCAGGATCGCGCCCACGCCCAGGAAGAAGATCGAGAGCGCGAACGCCCATGTGGTGGTGGTGCTGGACCAGCCGAACGCCGCGATGAGCGGCTGGGTGAACAGGCTCCACGAGTAGACGGTGCCGAGGCACGCCATGGTGATGGTGCCGGCCACCGCGATGAACCAGCGGTTCGACGTCATGTCCCTCCCCCTTCCCCTCACCGGCGGCACGTCCTGCGCCGCCGGCCCCGATCACCCGCCGAGGCCGCGCATGGGCAGGAGCACCAGCCCGGACCCCGCGTCCTCCATGTGGTGGCGGGGCGCCTTGCGCCAGAGCGCGCCGCGCACCGCCTCCGCCAGCCCCTCGTCCTGCGCGCCGCCGCGCATCAGGTCGCGCAGGTTCACCCGGTCCTGGCCCCCCAGGCACGCCTGGAACCCGCCGTCCGCCGCCACCCGCGCGCGGTTGCAGTCCTCGCAGAAGTTCTCGGTCATGGCGCCGATGAAGCCGACGAGGCCGGTGCGCCCGGCCGCGTCGCGCGCGCGCATGTGCCGGGCCGGCCCCCAGCCCTTCCAGCCGTCCGGCTCGAGCGCGAAGCCCTGCGCCTCGAGCCCGGCGCGGACCTCCGCGAGCGGCACCGGCACGCCCCCGCCGAACGGCATCTGCTCGATGAAGCGCGGGAGCGCGCCGCGGTCCCAGGCGTACCGCACCAGCGCGCCCAGCTCGTCCTCGTTCACGCCGCGCATCACCACCGTGTTGAGCTTCAGCGACCGGAAGCGGCCCGCCGCCGCGTCGATGCCGGCCAGGATCCGGTCCAGGCGCGCGCCCTTCCCGGACACGCCGCCCAGCCGCTCCGGCACCAGCGTGTCGAGCGAGACGTTCACCGCGCCCAGCCCGGCGGCGCGGAGCGGCGCCACCAGCTCGTCGAGGCGGTGGCCGTTCGTGGTCAGCGCGACCTCCTCGATGCCCGGGGTGGCGGCGGCGTCGGCGACGATCTCCACCAGATCCTTGCGGAGCGTGGGCTCGCCGCCGGTGAGCCGCACGCGCCGGACGCCCAGCCCGGCGAAGACGCGCACCAGCCGCGCGATCTCGGGGCGCTGCAGGAGCGCGTCGGGGGCCTCGTGCTCGGCCGGGGAGCAGTAGGTGCACCGGAAGTTGCAGCGGTCGGTGAGCGACACGCGCAGGTAGCGGATGAGGCGCCCCTGGGCGTCGGCCAGGGCCGGCCCCTTGCGCGGCGCGGCGGGCGTGGGTTCACGGAGCTGCTCCATGCTCGGCGGTCTCCTTGCCCGTGGGATCGATGCCGGGAGGGGACGGCATGCGAGGGCGGGCCCCTTCCTTCCTAGCCAGCTCCGCCGCCCCGCGCCCGGCGCGCTGCATCTCGAAGGTCGCGTGTGGGTCACGGGCGGACGTCCGGCCCGCGGCCACCACCCCGAAGCGCAGCGCCAGGGTGCCCAGCAGGGCCAGCGCGCCCGACGCGGCGTGTCGTCGCCGCCACGCCCGCTCCGGCAGGAGGTCCACGATCGCCGAGGCGACGAGCAGGCTGCGGGCGGTGCGCAGCAGGAGCCCGCCCCGGCCGCGCCGGAGCGCCCGCTCGACCCGCGGCACGGCCCCGGCCTCGCGGTGCAGCGCGTGCGACAGGGCCAGCTCCGCCCCCTTCGCCACCAGCCCGAACCGGTGGGCCATCTCCCCGCCCGGCCCCGGCGTGCGCCACAGGTCGAACAGGCCGCCCGCGCTCACCGCCCCGGAGAACGCGAACAGCACCGGCAGCGTGTTGCGGGTGGCCTGCCAGACCGGCACCGCCGTGTTGGCGAGGAGGACGCCGGTGTAGCCCACGAGCGGCAGCCCGAGCACCGCCGCGCCCGCGGCGGCGACGCCGGCGGAGCGCTCGAGCGCGCGCGGCGCCGCGACGAGCGCGGGCAGGGCGGCCGCGCCGGAGAGCGCGCCGAACCCGGTCAGCACCCAGGTGCCCATGTTCATGGGGGAGGTGGGCCGGAACACGCGCAGCATGTTGAGGAAGCGCGAGGGGCGGCCCAGGTCGCGGACGAGGAGCACCGCGCTCGCGGCGGCCCCGCCGGCCGCCACCAGCCGGCAGCGGCGCACCAGCGCGGCGGTGCCCTCGCCGCCCGCGATCGACGCCGCCGCGCCCAGCACCGCCGACGCGCCCGCCAGCCCGCCCACGAAGAAGTACGCCGGGATCTCCCAGCGCCACACCGGCTCCCTGAGCACCGGCTGGCCGTAGTAGCTCGGGCCCTCCGCCGCCGCGAGCGCCTCGGCGGGCAACTCCCCCCAGGCGCGCTCCCCCGGCCGGTCGTGGCCGGTGGCCGCCCCCTCCAGCTCGCGCACCTGCTGGCCCGAGCCCTCTCCCAGCAGCTCGCCCAGCCGCGGGTCCACGTTGCGCCCGTCGCGCGGGCGGGCCGACTCGCGGGCGGGATCCGTGCGGGTGCCCATCATCACGCCCTCCTCGCCGAGAGCACCGCCCCGAGCGCCAGCGCCGCGAGCGACACCACCCCCGTGGCCATGGCGCGCCAGCTCGCCACGATCTTCGCGGTCGGCACCACCGGATCCGGCGGGAGCCCGTACACCTCGGGCCGGTCGCAGAGCAGGAAGAACGCGTGCAGCCCCTCGGTCCCGGGCTGGCTCTCCGCGGTCTCGCCGTAGAGGCGGGCGTCGGCGACGCCGCGCGCGCGGAGCTGCTCGACCCGGTTCCGGGCCCGCTCGCGCAGGTCCGCGAGCGAGCCGAACTGGATCGAGGCGGTGGGGCAGGCCTTGGCGCAGGCCGGCACCATGCCGCCCTCGAGCCGGTCGTAGCAGAGCGTGCACTTCCAGGCGCGCCCGTCGTCCTCGCGCCGGTCCACCACGCCGAACGGGCAGGCCGACACGCAGTAGCCGCAGCCGTTGCAGACGTCCGGCTGGATGTACACCGAGCCGAACTCGGTGCGGAGGATCGCGCCGGTGGGGCAGGCCTCCAGGCAGCCGGCGCGCTCGCAGTGCTTGCAGACGTCGCTCATCATCAGCCAGGAGAACTTCCCGAGCGCCTGCTGCGAGGGGCCGAGCGCGACCGGCACGTCGGCGAGGTGGGTGGGGGCGACGTCGTGGAGCAGCGACGTCGGCGCGGGCTGGCCGAGCGGCCGGAGCTCCGCGAACGCGCCCGCGCCCGCCTCGATCCCGTCGCGCGGGCTGCCCTGGCCGGGCAGCGGCTCGGTCCGCTCGACGAACGCGACGTGCCGCCAGGTGGACGCGCCCAGCGTGCCGGTGTTGTCGTAGCTCATCCCGGTCAGCGAGAAGCCGTCGTCGGGGAGCTGGTTCCACTGCTTGCACGCGACCTCGCAGGCCTTGCAGCCGATGCAGAGCGTCGTGTCGGTGAAGAACCCCATCTCCTGCACGGGACGCCTCCTTGCGGCGATCAGCGGGGTTCGGGCGGCTCCACCGGCGGGCTGCGCTGCTTCGCGTGCAGGCCGGGGAGGTCGCGCGGTGCGTGGATCCGCGGCTCGGGCTCGCGCAGCGCCACGCCGTCGGTGACCGAGCGGCGGCCCTGCGAGTGGCGGCCGGGCCGGATGGCGCCGGTGAGCGCCTTCGACTCCTGGATGCTGACGTTGGGATCCGCCACGAAGCCGATGAGCTCGTTCGCCGGATCGCCGGTCACCCGGCCCACGTAGCTCCAGTGGTAGGGCAGGCCGATGGTGTGCACCGTCCGGCCGCCCTTCACCCGGAGCGGGCGCACGCGGTCGGTGACCAGCACCCGGCACTCGATCTCGCCGCGCGCGGTGGTGATGGTGGCCCAGCCGCCGTTGCGCAGGCCGCGCTCGGCGGCGAGCTCGCGCGACACCTCGCAGAACATCTCCGGCTGCAGCTCGGACAGCCAGGACAGCCAGCGGCTCATCCCGCCGGCGGTGTGGTGCTCGGTGAGGCGGTAGGTGGTGAGGACGAACGGGAAGCGCGGGTCGCCCCAGGCGGCGTGGTACGGGTTGTCGCGGCGGTGCCACTCCATGCGCGCGGGGTTGCACTGCTGCGGGTAGAGCGGGTTCTCGAGGACCGACTCCTCCGGCTCGTAGTGCGTCGGGAACGGACCGTCGAGGAGGCCGGACGGCGCGAACAGCCAGCCCTTGCCGTCCGCCTGCATGATGAACGCGTCGTCGCCGGAGATGGCGGCGGTGCCGCGGGCCCCGGGCGGCGGGCGGTAGGAGGGCGGCCGGTCCTTGACGAAGTCCGGCACGTCGTAGCCGGTCCACTGCCGCTTGTCCTCGTCCCACCAGACGTAGCGCTTCCGCTCGGACCAGGGCCGGCCCTCGGGATCCGCGGAGGTGCGGTTGTAGAGGATGCGGCGGTTGGCGGGCCAGGCCCAGCCCCAGTCCGGCGCCACCCAGTGCTGCTCGCGCTCGGGCCGGCGGCGCGCGGTCTGGTTCACCCCGTCCTTGAAGCACCCGGAGTAGATCCAGCAGCCGCACGCGGTGGAGCCGTCGTCCTTCAGCTCGGCGAACCCGGGCACCGGCTTGCCGTCCGCCACCGTGAACCCGTTCACCTCCTTCAGCACCGCCGCGGCGTCGGGGTCCTCCTGCGGGCCGCGGGTCGGGTAGTCCCAGGTCAGCGCCTGGATCGCCCGATCCTTCGGATCGCCCGACCCGGCGTAGAGCGCCTTGAGGCGCTTGCCGAGGTGGTAGGTGAAGTGCAGCTCGCTGCGGCAGTCGCCGCGCGGCTCCACCGCCCGGTGGTGCCACTGCAGCATGCGCTGCGTGTTCGTGAAGGAGCCGTCCTTCTCGGTGTGGGTGGCGGCCGGGAAGAAGAACACCTCGGTGCGGATCTCCTCCGGCCGCACCTCGCCGCGCGCGATCTCGGGGGCGGTGCGCCAGAACTCCGCCGTCTCGGTGAGCGTGAAGTCGCGCACCACCAGCCAGTCGAGCTCGCGCAGGCCCTTGCGGTGCAGGGCGCCGTGCATCGATCCGACGGTCGGGTTCTCGCCCATCACGAAGTAGCCCTTCAGCTTCCCGTCGGCCATCTCGGACACGGTCACCATGTGCGAGTGGTTGCCGGTGAGGCGCGGCAGGAGGTCGAACAGGAAGTCGTTCTCCGCGGTGGCGGCGGTGCCGAACCAGGCCTTGCACAGCGAGACCACGTACTTGCGGAACTCGCTCCACCAGTGCGTCGCGGAGGCGTTGTTGTTGACGTACTGGTCGAGGCCGCGGTCGGGCAGCGAGGCGTGCGGCATGGGCAGGTAGCCGGGCAGGATGTCGAACAGGGTCGGGATGTCGGTGGAGCCCTGGATGGACGCGTGGCCGCGCAGCGCCATGATCCCGCCGCCCGGCCGCCCGATGTTGCCGAGCAGCAGCTGCAGGATCGCCGCGGTGCGGATGTACTGCACGCCCACGGTGTGCTGGGTCCAGCCCACCGCGTAGCAGAACGCGCCGGTGCGCTCGCGCCCGGAGTTCCGGCCCAGCGTCTCGGCGACCTTCAGGAAGAGCGCCTGCGGGATCCCGCAGGTCTCCTCGACCCGCTCCGGCGTGTAGCGGGCGAAGTGCTTCTTGAGGAGCTGGAACACGCAGCGCGGGTGCTGCAGCGTCGGGTCGGTCTCGCGCTCGAGCATCTTCGTGCCGCGCAGGTCGCTGCGGCCGGCGCCCTTCTCGCCGTACACGAGCTTGTGGCCTGCGGCCGGCACGACGCCGTCCACGCCCTGGTACTTCCAGGTCTCCCACGAGTAGCTGTTCGACTGCGCGTCGAAGCCGCTGAAGAAGCCCTCCAGCTCCTCGGTGTCGCGGAAGTTCTCGTCGATGATCGTCGAGGCGTTGGTGTACGCGAGCACGTACTCCTTGAACCAGAGGTCGTGCTCGAGCACGTGGTGGATGATCCCGCCCAGGAACGCGATGTCGCTGCCCGGTCGGATGGGGACGTGCAGGTCGGCCACCGCGCTGGTGCGGGTGAAGCGGGGATCCACGTGGATGACGGTGGCGCCCCGGTTCTTCGCCTCCATCACCCAGCGGAAGGCCACCGGGTGGCACTCGGCCATGTTCGACCCCTGCACGACGATCCAGTCGGAGTTCTGGAGGTCGCCGGGGAACGTGGTGGCGCCGCCGCGGCCGAACGAGATCCCCAGACCGGGGACCGTGGAGCTGTGTCAGATCCGCGCCTGGTTCTCCACCTGCACCACGCCGAGCGCGGTGAAGAGCTTCTTGAGCAGGTAGTTCTCCTCGTTGTCGAGCGTGGCGCCGCCGAGGTGGGCGATGCCGAGCGTGCGCCGCACCTGGTCGCCGTGGTGCTCGGCCCCCTCCTCCTCGATCCGCTCCTGCCACGTCTCGTCGCGCGCCTTCTTCACCCGCCGGGCGACCATCTCCATGGCCTGCTCGAGCGGCAGGGTCTCCCACGACGTGCCGCCGGGCCGGCGGTAGAGCACCTGCTCGAGGCGGTGCGCGCCGGTCACGAGCTGGAACGTCGCCGCGCCCTTGGGGCAGAGGCAGCCCTGCGAGACCGGGGAGTCGGGGTCGCCCTCGATGTCGATGATCTTCTCGTCCTTCACGTAGACGAGCTGCCCGCAGCCGACCGCGCAGTACGGGCAGACGGACCGCGCCACGCGATCCGCCGACGCGGTGCGTGGCGCGAGCGAGCGCGTGCGCGGCGAGGCGGCCGTCGAGCCCAGGCCCGACGGATCGCGGTCGTGGAGCTGGCGGAGCACCGGCCAGTCCGAGAGGACGGGAAGCTTCGGCATCGCAGGGATCTCCTGCGCTGAAGCTCCGTCTCGGCCGGTGCAGCGGCAACCGGCCCCGCGCCGCCAGGGCGCGTGCGCTCAGAGCGCGTGAATCCATCCCCGGACCGAGCCAGGCGGTCGAGACGCGAGCAGCGCGAGGCGCGACGACCGAGCATGCCCGTCGGCATGTGAGGGAGGAGCAACGACGCGATGCGACGCGGATCGGCCGCCGCGGCGACGGGAGGGGATGGGTTCACGTGCTCTCAGAGCGCGTGCTCTCAGGGCCCGGTCAGCCCGAGGCGCTCGCCGTTCGCGTAGACGTTCATGCGCTCGCCGCGCACGAAGCCGCAGAGCGTCACGCCGGCGGCGCGGGCCAGGTCCACGGCCAGGCTGGACGGCGCCGACACGCTCGCGATCACCGGCACGCCGGCCGCCGCGGCCTTCTGCACGATCTCGAAGCCGGCGCGCCCGCTCACCGCGAGCAGCGCCGGCGCGGGGCCGGCCGCGGCGCGCGGGCCGACGCGCCCCGCCCGCAGCGCGGCGCCGACCACCTTGTCCACCGCGTTGTGCCGCCCCACGTCCTCCGCGGACGCGATCGGCGCGCCGTCGCGGCCCACCAGCACCGCCGCGTGCAGCCCGCCGGTGCGCTCGAACACGGGCTGGCTGCGCGCCAGGATCTCCATGCCGGCCGCGACGAGCGCCGGCGCGACCGGCTCGCCCGCCGGCAGCGGGTGGATCCGCTCCATGAGGTGGTCGATGCTCAGCCGGCCGCAGACGCCGCAGGCGGCGCTCACCGGGACGAACCGGCGGCCTTCCAGGATCCGCTCGGGGTCGATGCGCATGCCGGCCGCGGACCGGACGTCCATCACGTTGCCGTACCCCTCCTCGCCGGGCCGGCCGCAGTGGATGACCGTTCCCACGTCCTCGACGCCGGCGATGATGCCCTCGGCGAACAGGAAGCCGAGCGCCAGGTCGGCGTCGGCGCCGGGCGTCCGCATGGTCGTCGCGAGCCGGTCGCCGTCCACGCGGATCTCGAGCGGCTCCTCGACGGCGACGGCGTCGCGCACGGCGCCGCCGTTTCGCAGCACCGTCCGCTCCGCCACGGCGCCCGCCGGCGCGGCGGCGCGCCTGAGGGAGGTTTCCATGGCGGGAAGGTAACGGAGCGGCCGCCCGCGCGGGCGGAAAAGAGCGGAGGTGGGGCGCGCGCCGGGCGGTCCGGTCGCGCGCCCCGGGAGCTGCCGCCGTGACCCGGCAGCTCGCGAGCGAAGCTAATCGACCCGCGCCGCGGACGCAGCGGTCCGGGCGGGACGTTTCGGGTCCGTCACATCCGTCCTCCTGCCCGCTCCGTGAGCGGTGCTGCTCCGGTGGGCAGGCGGCGCCGCGCGGCCGCGCAAGCGCTGCGCGCGGGCGCGTCGTGCGCCCGTCGGAGAGCCCGCTTAAGCTAGACCGCTTGCGAGCGATCCCTGCCAGCCCGGCGCCCGTTCTCGAGGGCGACACGCTCACCGCGGCGGCGCGCGCCATCGTGGCCGAGGAGGAGGCGCTCCTCGCCACCGTGCAGCGGGCGCTCGCGGCCCGGCTCGCGCCGGCGCGCGGGGAGGGCGATCTGGTCGGGCGCCTGAGGGACCTGCGCGACGAGGCGCTGGAGGCGACGCCCAAGGACCTGCCCACGGTCTTCCAGGAGATGGGCCTCCTGCGCGCGGTGATGGAGCGCGTCCGCCCCGACCAGCTCCCGGACCCCGCCGCGCCGTACTTCGCGCACCTGCGCGTGCACGAGGGCGGCGAGCGGCGCGACTACTTCCTCGGCCGCCACACGTTCGTGGACCGGCCCGCCGGCGTGCGCGTGGTGGACTGGCGGTTCGCGCCGGTGGCCGGGATCTTCTATCGCTACCGGGAGGGCGAGGAGTTCGAGGAGGCGTTCCCGGGCCGGGTCGCCACCGGCACGGTGGAGGCGCGGCGGGTGGTGGTGGTGGAGCGCGGGGTGCTGACCCGGATCGCGGCCGGCCCGCTGACGCTGGTGCGCGAGGGCGGGCGGTGGCGGGCGCTGGCCGCCGAGGCGGCGGCGCTGGGCGGCGGGGCGGGGTCGGCGGCGCGCGCCGGCGCGCTCGGGACCGGCGCCGGCGCGGCCGGCCGCGCGGGTCCGGCCGACATCACCGCGCTGCTCGATCCGGACCAGTACGAGGCGGTCGCCGCGCCCGCGGACCGCCCGCTGCTCGTGCTCGGCTCCGCCGGCAGCGGCAAGACCACCGTCGCGCTGCACCGGCTCGCCCGGATCGCCTTCGAGGACCCGCGGCGCTTCCCGCCGGCGCGGCTGCAGGTGGTGGTGCCGGAGCTCGGCCTGGCCCGGCTCGCGGCGCGGCTGCTCGAGCCGCTCGGCCTGGAGCGGTCGCCGGTCCGGACGCTCGAGTCCTGGTCGCGCGGCGCGTTCCAGAGCGTGTTCGGCGCCCCGCCGCCGCGCCTGTTCCCGGAGACGCCGCCGCTCGTCGCCCGGCTGAAGCGCCACCCGGCGCTCTACGAGCTGCTCCGCCGCCGGCCGCACGTCGCCCGGGAGCGGCCGGCCCTGGCGCGGCTGCGCCGCGAGCTCGGCGACCTGTTCGTCGATCGCGGGTTCCTGGAGGCGGTGGTGAAGGCGGCCGCGGGGACGCTGCCGGCGACCGCCGTCGACGAGACGCTCCGCCACACGCGGCTGCAGCTCTCCTCCTCGACCGAGGACCTGCTGGCGGGCGTGGACCCGGAGCGGCTCCAGACGCTGGACGGGAAGGCGGTGGACGAGGACACGCCCGAGGCCGCCGCCGGCACGCTCGACGTCGAGGACCTGCCCATCCTGCTGTTCCTCGCGGCGCTCCGGGCGGGCGCGCCGGCGCGGAAGGCGGCGCACCTGGTGGTGGACGAGGCGGAGGACGTGACGCTGTTCGAGCTGCACGTGCTCGGGCGGCACCTCGCCGGCACCAGCGTCACGCTCGCGGGCGACGAGAGCCAGCAGACCTTCGCGTCCTACGCCGGCTGGCCGCAGGCGCTCGCCGCGCTCGGCGCGCCGGCGGCGGCCACGGTGCGCCTCGCGACGACCTACCGCTGCCCGGAGCCGGTCGCGGCGCTGGCCCACGCCGTGCTCGGGCCGATCGCCCCGCCGGAGCGGCCGCGCGCCGGCCGGCGCGGCGCCCCCGTGTCGCG encodes:
- the fdhD gene encoding formate dehydrogenase accessory sulfurtransferase FdhD, with the translated sequence METSLRRAAAPAGAVAERTVLRNGGAVRDAVAVEEPLEIRVDGDRLATTMRTPGADADLALGFLFAEGIIAGVEDVGTVIHCGRPGEEGYGNVMDVRSAAGMRIDPERILEGRRFVPVSAACGVCGRLSIDHLMERIHPLPAGEPVAPALVAAGMEILARSQPVFERTGGLHAAVLVGRDGAPIASAEDVGRHNAVDKVVGAALRAGRVGPRAAAGPAPALLAVSGRAGFEIVQKAAAAGVPVIASVSAPSSLAVDLARAAGVTLCGFVRGERMNVYANGERLGLTGP
- a CDS encoding ATP-binding domain-containing protein, whose product is MRAIPASPAPVLEGDTLTAAARAIVAEEEALLATVQRALAARLAPARGEGDLVGRLRDLRDEALEATPKDLPTVFQEMGLLRAVMERVRPDQLPDPAAPYFAHLRVHEGGERRDYFLGRHTFVDRPAGVRVVDWRFAPVAGIFYRYREGEEFEEAFPGRVATGTVEARRVVVVERGVLTRIAAGPLTLVREGGRWRALAAEAAALGGGAGSAARAGALGTGAGAAGRAGPADITALLDPDQYEAVAAPADRPLLVLGSAGSGKTTVALHRLARIAFEDPRRFPPARLQVVVPELGLARLAARLLEPLGLERSPVRTLESWSRGAFQSVFGAPPPRLFPETPPLVARLKRHPALYELLRRRPHVARERPALARLRRELGDLFVDRGFLEAVVKAAAGTLPATAVDETLRHTRLQLSSSTEDLLAGVDPERLQTLDGKAVDEDTPEAAAGTLDVEDLPILLFLAALRAGAPARKAAHLVVDEAEDVTLFELHVLGRHLAGTSVTLAGDESQQTFASYAGWPQALAALGAPAAATVRLATTYRCPEPVAALAHAVLGPIAPPERPRAGRRGAPVSRFDFPTEAHAHLFLAGALRDLVEREPGASAAVVCSGPEVARSLHRLLADMPEARLSLDGAFTFRPGVDLTDVDGVKGLEFDYVVVPDATARAYPETDEARRRLHVAVTRAAHQLWIAAPGTPSPLLRGLPRG
- a CDS encoding OFA family MFS transporter; translation: MTSNRWFIAVAGTITMACLGTVYSWSLFTQPLIAAFGWSSTTTTWAFALSIFFLGVGAILGGRWQDRSGPRPVAVTGIVLWGLGNVLAGLGTARFGAPWIYATYGVIGGLGLGLGYVTPVAAVTKWFPDKRGLGTGMVVMGFGLGAFIYNNLLKNVAAFAEASREAGRVLAARHAGDAAAAMSPGAISTVMQTFLWSGVVFAVVGGICALAMRNPTAVVPAPAAGAAASPAPAAAPAVRVARDYPPSEALRTPQFWALWAMLFLNVTAGILFISNAVPIMRELTGASPESALAVYGFIALFNGLGRFFWGAISDRIGRNLAYLLIYGSQVVIFFAVGGVHSLPLVALLFAIVLLDYGGGFGTMPSFTADYFGTKYMGVNYGWILLAWGVGGIVGPIFVARVKDLTGSFSGALPVIAVMLLVAAILPIVTRRPGAARDEGSRWRHLMPPRRVHA
- the moaA gene encoding GTP 3',8-cyclase MoaA, giving the protein MEQLREPTPAAPRKGPALADAQGRLIRYLRVSLTDRCNFRCTYCSPAEHEAPDALLQRPEIARLVRVFAGLGVRRVRLTGGEPTLRKDLVEIVADAAATPGIEEVALTTNGHRLDELVAPLRAAGLGAVNVSLDTLVPERLGGVSGKGARLDRILAGIDAAAGRFRSLKLNTVVMRGVNEDELGALVRYAWDRGALPRFIEQMPFGGGVPVPLAEVRAGLEAQGFALEPDGWKGWGPARHMRARDAAGRTGLVGFIGAMTENFCEDCNRARVAADGGFQACLGGQDRVNLRDLMRGGAQDEGLAEAVRGALWRKAPRHHMEDAGSGLVLLPMRGLGG
- the fdh gene encoding formate dehydrogenase, which translates into the protein MPKLPVLSDWPVLRQLHDRDPSGLGSTAASPRTRSLAPRTASADRVARSVCPYCAVGCGQLVYVKDEKIIDIEGDPDSPVSQGCLCPKGAATFQLVTGAHRLEQVLYRRPGGTSWETLPLEQAMEMVARRVKKARDETWQERIEEEGAEHHGDQVRRTLGIAHLGGATLDNEENYLLKKLFTALGVVQVENQARIUHSSTVPGLGISFGRGGATTFPGDLQNSDWIVVQGSNMAECHPVAFRWVMEAKNRGATVIHVDPRFTRTSAVADLHVPIRPGSDIAFLGGIIHHVLEHDLWFKEYVLAYTNASTIIDENFRDTEELEGFFSGFDAQSNSYSWETWKYQGVDGVVPAAGHKLVYGEKGAGRSDLRGTKMLERETDPTLQHPRCVFQLLKKHFARYTPERVEETCGIPQALFLKVAETLGRNSGRERTGAFCYAVGWTQHTVGVQYIRTAAILQLLLGNIGRPGGGIMALRGHASIQGSTDIPTLFDILPGYLPMPHASLPDRGLDQYVNNNASATHWWSEFRKYVVSLCKAWFGTAATAENDFLFDLLPRLTGNHSHMVTVSEMADGKLKGYFVMGENPTVGSMHGALHRKGLRELDWLVVRDFTLTETAEFWRTAPEIARGEVRPEEIRTEVFFFPAATHTEKDGSFTNTQRMLQWHHRAVEPRGDCRSELHFTYHLGKRLKALYAGSGDPKDRAIQALTWDYPTRGPQEDPDAAAVLKEVNGFTVADGKPVPGFAELKDDGSTACGCWIYSGCFKDGVNQTARRRPEREQHWVAPDWGWAWPANRRILYNRTSADPEGRPWSERKRYVWWDEDKRQWTGYDVPDFVKDRPPSYRPPPGARGTAAISGDDAFIMQADGKGWLFAPSGLLDGPFPTHYEPEESVLENPLYPQQCNPARMEWHRRDNPYHAAWGDPRFPFVLTTYRLTEHHTAGGMSRWLSWLSELQPEMFCEVSRELAAERGLRNGGWATITTARGEIECRVLVTDRVRPLRVKGGRTVHTIGLPYHWSYVGRVTGDPANELIGFVADPNVSIQESKALTGAIRPGRHSQGRRSVTDGVALREPEPRIHAPRDLPGLHAKQRSPPVEPPEPR
- the nrfD gene encoding NrfD/PsrC family molybdoenzyme membrane anchor subunit; protein product: MMGTRTDPARESARPRDGRNVDPRLGELLGEGSGQQVRELEGAATGHDRPGERAWGELPAEALAAAEGPSYYGQPVLREPVWRWEIPAYFFVGGLAGASAVLGAAASIAGGEGTAALVRRCRLVAAGGAAASAVLLVRDLGRPSRFLNMLRVFRPTSPMNMGTWVLTGFGALSGAAALPALVAAPRALERSAGVAAAGAAVLGLPLVGYTGVLLANTAVPVWQATRNTLPVLFAFSGAVSAGGLFDLWRTPGPGGEMAHRFGLVAKGAELALSHALHREAGAVPRVERALRRGRGGLLLRTARSLLVASAIVDLLPERAWRRRHAASGALALLGTLALRFGVVAAGRTSARDPHATFEMQRAGRGAAELARKEGARPRMPSPPGIDPTGKETAEHGAAP
- a CDS encoding 4Fe-4S dicluster domain-containing protein, which translates into the protein MQEMGFFTDTTLCIGCKACEVACKQWNQLPDDGFSLTGMSYDNTGTLGASTWRHVAFVERTEPLPGQGSPRDGIEAGAGAFAELRPLGQPAPTSLLHDVAPTHLADVPVALGPSQQALGKFSWLMMSDVCKHCERAGCLEACPTGAILRTEFGSVYIQPDVCNGCGYCVSACPFGVVDRREDDGRAWKCTLCYDRLEGGMVPACAKACPTASIQFGSLADLRERARNRVEQLRARGVADARLYGETAESQPGTEGLHAFFLLCDRPEVYGLPPDPVVPTAKIVASWRAMATGVVSLAALALGAVLSARRA